The following is a genomic window from Butyricimonas faecihominis.
CAATTTTACCAGACGTTAATTACTAAATTTCGAGATCCGTTGATCCCGGCGGTTCTTTCGATCACGTCTATTCATGGTGGCACGTGTAATAACGTAATTCCGGATCGGGTAGACGTGTTGGGAACAGTTCGGACACACGATAACTCTTTACGATATAAGATATTCGAGTTAATCGAGGAAAAATCAAACACCATTTGTGATTTATACGATTGCACATTCCATTTGGATAAAACTTGGAATGGATTGCCCGTGTTGGTGAATGATAAGAGTTTGACAGAATTTGTGAAGAAAAATGCAACAGATTTACTGGGAGAACACAATGTGATCCCAATGGATCATCTTACCTTAGGAGAAGATTTTGCCATTTACTTGGAGAAGATTCCGGGAGTATTCTGGGTCTTGGGTGTTTGTCCGCTGGAACAGGAGAGTATGCCTCCACTTCACAATCCGAGAATGGCTCCCGACGAGAATGCTATGAAAGCGGGTATTGCGCTAATGGTGGAAAATTGTGTCAGGATGTTGGGTTAATGAAATACTTTAGGACACATATTAAAAATCCCCAAGAGTTAGAGTCTTGGGGATTTTTAATCGTATATTCCGATATTACTGTAAATCTGCAATATTTACTTCTATTGCAGCCGGATAAATTCTTTCCGGGTCGAAAAATGCAGCACAACTGTTCACCATGTTTTTAAGTTGTGGTTTAACTTTTCCCTTGAAAGCCTCTTTTCCATTTACTACCAATGTAATTTCCTTGTCTAGATCTACCAGTTGATCATTCAAGTAAATGATTACTTTCCCTTTTGTTGCGGGTTGATAGCTCTTTTCAAAATCCAGTTCGATACCCCAGTTCGGATCAATTTCTGTTGCTTTATAAGTAACTAAATCAACCTTTAAGGAAATATTATTCTCTTGTATATCCATTTCATAATGGGTTCTGGATTTCGTATCATCATTAGAACGTTCTTCAACAAATAAGTTGTAGAATCCATTACGGTATAAACCATCCATTTCAAAGTTCTCCCAACTTACATGCTTGGGATAGGGATTCCGGGTATATTGTTTCAACCAAGGAGTTGTAAGCTTGTAATCTATACCGTGTCCCATACCGGGAATAAGTTCTATACGATGGATATAATGACCCGGGTTGGCTTTTTCTAATTTATCAAACGCATCTTTCGTGCGTTGCGTAAGCTTATTCCTGTAAAATCCCCTGTCGTTTGCTCCTGTTAACAGGGAGAAGGCGATGTTTCTGCAATTTTCAACGGGTGCATTCTTCAGAGGTTCCCCTCCAGCCATCGGGCCTGCTGCAGCCAGATAATCCGCATAAAATGATGCTAACCGTTGACTACCGTATCCGCCTTCTGATATTCCGAAAAAGTAAACTTTATTGGGATTTATTTTTCCGGATACGAAAGCTAAACGTAACATCTTTTCCCAAGCAAATTGCTTTGCCTTTTGCCACCAACGATAGTAATCGCCCATGTTGGGGATCTGAGGTATGAAGTAAACCGATGGAGCATCATCGAACTTTTGACATATGTTGATTCCCGTTCTCCATTCACTGGCTTTATCTCCAGAACCATGCGTGTATAGATATAATGGGAAACCTCCTTCCGGTTCTGCATCCCCCTTGTAACCCCAGTAATACGGCATGATTGCATTGGGTTCCAGTTCCTGTGGGAGAGTCCATTTTCCTGAATTTGCTTTTTCCAGTTTATCAAGATTAATCAGTTTCTGCTCGGAGAATTTGTTATTTGCCTCCTTCCATGCATCCCACACGATTTGCTGCATCTTTTTCACATCAGTTGATTTGAGTGTGCTTTTGTCTTTATAGGCATCAGCATTACCTGACAGGTGACCGGAGAAATGGGTCGTGATTTTTTCTTTTGTTTTTACATCCTGTTTTTTCAAGGATACTTCTTGAGCTATGCTATAATTTGAAAATGCAAGGACTATTAACAAGCTCAACATTTTGAACGAATAAATGGTATCTTTCATTTTTGTTATTTATATTTTGTATCGTTACAAAACTACAAAAAAATATGCAAAGATACTTCTTTAGAGCCATTAGAGTGTTCCTTGGATTCCCGTACTCAATAAAAAATGACTGGCTAAATTTATTAACCAGTCACTTGTAATCTATTACTAATCCTAAATTATTACTTGTAGATTTTTCCAGAAAGTTCTCCGCGAAGAACCATCAGTCCGTTCATGGCTAATGCTCTCATTTCATCTTCTCCGGCATATACTTTTATCGGAGCGATAAATCCAACCATCTCTTTCACGTAGTCAACCAAGAAGGGGTTGTGAGCGATTCCTCCGGTTAACAGGATACCATCAACTTTACCTTTTAGCACGGCAGCCATTTCACCAATAGCTTTACCTACTTGGTAAGACATGGCATCTTGTACCAATTTATATTTCGGGTCTTCTTTTGCCTTTATTTCTACTTCGTAAGCATCGTTTGTTCCAAGATAAGCCACTAATCCGCCTGCACCTTTCAACATTTTCTTGATTTCTGCTTCGGTTTTCTTACCGCTGAAACATAGTTTTACCAACTGACCGGTAGGAAGACTTCCTGAACGTTCCGGTGAAAAAGGACCATCACCATCCAAAGCATTATTCACGTCAATTACCCGTCCGTGATCATGCGCTCCAACAGAAACGCCTCCACCAAGATGCGCAATAATCAAGTTTATATCTTCGTATTTCTTCCCAATTTCTTTTGCATAAGTCCGTGCTATTGCTTTTTGATTCAAGGCATGGAAGATTGATACTCTTGTGAAATCAGGATGTCCGGT
Proteins encoded in this region:
- the buk gene encoding butyrate kinase, producing MSFKILAINPGSTSTKIAIFEDETEKFVKNIKHSAEEIAKFDSVASQFQFRKDIILSELKDAGFNINEINAIVGRGGLVKPIESGVYEVNEALINDLNNPPLGEHASNLGGLIANDIAKSLNNGTKAYIADPVVVDELQEVARLTGHPDFTRVSIFHALNQKAIARTYAKEIGKKYEDINLIIAHLGGGVSVGAHDHGRVIDVNNALDGDGPFSPERSGSLPTGQLVKLCFSGKKTEAEIKKMLKGAGGLVAYLGTNDAYEVEIKAKEDPKYKLVQDAMSYQVGKAIGEMAAVLKGKVDGILLTGGIAHNPFLVDYVKEMVGFIAPIKVYAGEDEMRALAMNGLMVLRGELSGKIYK